The DNA window CAGGCAGCAAGAGGCCTACGACCAGCAATGCCTCTACCGCATCGCCGCCTCCGTCACGGCCTTTAAAGTGCGCGACCCGGATCCGCACGCCGTGGACGGGGGCCACGTGCTGGGCCTGCGCTTCGAGGCCATGACCCGCGGCCAGTTCCTGCAGCCGTACTATGTGATGCTGAACCGGCCGTATGCGGAACACGGCCAGTTTCTGCGCGTGCACCGCCATACTGTGCCGCCGGCAATTCCTCTGTCGGGGCTGGCGGCGCGGTATCTGCCCGggccgaagaagcagcagcaggaagaagcacaggagcagcaagcagaacGAGGACCATCACCCCCTCCGCATCATCTCAAGCAGGACCTCGAACGATTTGTCAAATCACTCAGGCGAGAAATCATGCGCTACCACAACAGACTCGGCGTATCAGCAGACCTGCGGCGTAGCCTAGGCGCACACagcaacagtagcagcaacagcaacaagacGGCAACGCAAAATAACGCCATCATCGATGTCAGCATCGCCGACACGGAAGCGAAGCAGATCCGCCTGACGTGGGCCGACGAGCGCAACGGCCGCCTGGTcatggacgacgacggcaaagTGGTCAAGTTTGTGGTTTTTGGCGCCGCCGACGGCAGGGACTGGGAGACGACGAGGCAGCTCGGGGACAGCCAGGGGCGGGTCGAGGAGGttgccaagatgctggaagAGTATGCGTCGGGGACATTGTGATTGGATATGTGTAAATCCAAGACCAATTCATCATGTACATCAAATTAGGAGCAGGGGTGTTTTTTGGAAAGGACGGAGTTCAACGTTTAGCATGGCGCTCAGGTTCAGAGGATACAGCATATATATTATACCTCGTTGTTCTAGTATTATGAATATAGTTGGAAACAATCAATCGTCAAGATTTGAAAACACTACTACCCAAAGACTGTCAAAGCTCATCGTGTATCAATCAAAGTAGTAGTATACGGACAAGAATCAATTCAATCACTATCCTCGACCATTGAAGCCCGTCCAAACACTTATACCTCCTGCTCGCTCTCTAACCCACAACTCCTTACTTTCTCAACTCCACCGCCATAACCATCTGATGAGAATCgaatattaagtatatatatgctCGACAATGGAAAACCAGAAAacgaaaaaggaaaaaaagtcagGCGGTGGGCTTATTTTCCCTTCCACCAGGCGTGCCATAAACTCATCATATATTGCAGTCCCTGGACCGTTAACAGAATACAACTGCGACTTACGGCCGCCCCCTCGTCGTACTAATACCTGAAGCTttacaagaaaaaggcagcaaTGACACCGCCGAACAGGGCCAAGCTGACACCCTCAGTGCGGCCGACAGCACCGCTGACTGGGGGGAACGGTGGTGTTGCCGGTAGGAGCTGGGGGAGGAGCACCAGGAGCAGTTCCAGCGGGAGGAACGCAGTAGGCCTCAGTGCAGCCACCGGCAGGGCTGGAGGGAGAAGAACCAGCGGGAGCAGAGTAGACGGGAGCAGGAGCAGACTGAGCGGGAGCAGACTGGACGGGAGGAGTGTAGACCGAGGTGGAGGGAGCAGTGTAGACGGGAGCAGAGCTGTTGCCGGGCACGGGGTAAGCCGGGACGGAGGaggcagcaggaggagagTAGGGGGCAGAAGCCGGAGCAGACGCCGGGGCAGAAGCCGGGGCAGTGGTGCCAGCGGCGGGAGACGACTCAGCGGGAGCCGAGTTGGCGGGGGCCGAGGAGCCGGCAGGGCCAGTGGGGACGCCGCCAGCAGGGCCGGAGGAGGCCGGGGCCGTGTAAGCCGGGGCGGTTTGGGTGCTCAGCGTGACGACGGCGGTGTTGGTCGGCACGGATCCGGAGTAAGCCGGGGAGGAGGCAGCCGGAGGAGGGTAGGCACCGCCAGAGGGGGTCGCAGAGGCGCCAGCAGTCTTTGTCTTGGACGCCTCGACCGGGCAGATGGTGGTGGTCTCGGGGATGACGACGGTGGTGACGGTGGTGTGGTGGCCGTTGGCAGGGcagttggtgatggtgggAGCACAGCTGATGACGGTGTGCATCGACGTGACGCTGACGGTGCTCGTGGTCCAGACCTGCGACGGCTGGTCGGTCTTGCAGCCGTCGCCGCAGGGCTGGACATAGTGCCAGCTACCGGCGCTCTCGTCCTGGCAAGAGTCAATCTGAACCCCGACGTGGGGCGGGTGCCAGACGTTGACGCGGCCGGCGGGAGGGCCAGCAGCGGGCTTGTCGGCATTGGCTTCGGGTAGAGCCAGGCCCACGGGCAGGTGGAGGTCGAGGCCAACGCCGAGGTTGATGAGGTCGCCAACCTGGACGTCGATGCCCAGGTCGAGCAGGCTGTGGCCCGCAACGGCGGTGGCAGCCGAGGCAGCGAGAATGAAGGACTTCATTGTGAAGAGTGATTGTAGAAAATGAACTTGACTTGAAGTGAGTGGACGGGTCAAAAGAGCCCAAAAATGTCAAACTGAGAAAGAATGTATGGGTGAGAAACACTGTTGCAACCAGAGGCTtgctgagaaaaagaaagggcaaaagaaagagtcCGACATCTGGGAGATGAATCACTCGTCTTAAATATCCCACTCAAACCCAGCCCGGATCCATCAGGATAATCACGTCCGCCTCTCGCTTGTCTTGACAACCCCAAAGCCCCATCTTTCGTCCTCGACAGTCAATTCACCCCCATTATTGCAAACACGCGCGTGGAGTGAACTGGGCCATCAGGAGATTGGAAACAGAGACAGTGGCAGTAACACCGCAGGGACCGAGCAGCGTTGCATCCCCCTCCATGTGTCCTAGCGAGTGAAGATCAGATACACGGTAATAACAGCTGTAGCCGATCCTGACGCAGTACCCCGTATATGAGCGGAGCATGACATGGTGGCGGCGATAAGATCAGGGCTGTGCCTCGTTTGGGCAGAGCAATGTTGAAGCACCTGCGGTGTAGAAATCAATAGTGCTTCTTgtgcttctccttttcttgttgttggcggTATCACCAGCCTTGGTGTTGTTGGTATCATGAAAACAGCCACAGAGTTCCAAAGCAGGGAGGCAAAGACTTGGACCTAAGATACTTTGTAGTAACAAGTAGGCAAAGGCCGGCCACTGAAGCCCTTGCATGAACCATGCCCACGACAGACGTCTGCCCCCCCCGTGGTCGTGCAGATCGGACGCTCTGTACCTGCGCTAgtggaaggagaaaaagaggctcGCTTGAGCAGCACTGCACATCACTCTCTAGCATGAGTGCTCcctgctcttctctgcccCCTTTTCTGGGTTTTGGTTTGAGAGATGCCAAAAACGACATCGTATTGTAAGCGGCTCTCGCTTTGTTTGATATTCTCTGAATACGGCGAGGGCGAGTACCTAGTTGAGGTAGTAGAGACAAGATATCGCCGTACTACTTGACGCATGTCTTCAATCTCTCAACCTGTAGTCGACGGAGCCCCTCTTCGCTGGGCTCTTATGAATTGTGGTTCCACGCGGGGTGGGCTAGGCCCGGGCTTTTGCACAGCTCCCGGCcgccaccagcagcgacTTGGAAGCTTGGAAGTACAAACCTCGTTAAGCTTGTTGGTCAGGGCCATCTCACATCGTGGCGTGGTGTTGTCGTCTGTTGGTTTGTTGCACAGCAATTGAGACAAATAACACACCCTGTATACTCGTGGCGGTCTCAGATCTGAGCAGGTTGTGGCTTGTGGCTTATGGCTTTGAGTTGCCTTCTTTCGTCTTGTCTTTTCGTCTGCTTGGCTGTTACTGTACAGCA is part of the Trichoderma atroviride chromosome 1, complete sequence genome and encodes:
- a CDS encoding uncharacterized protein (EggNog:ENOG41); the encoded protein is MKSFILAASAATAVAGHSLLDLGIDVQVGDLINLGVGLDLHLPVGLALPEANADKPAAGPPAGRVNVWHPPHVGVQIDSCQDESAGSWHYVQPCGDGCKTDQPSQVWTTSTVSVTSMHTVISCAPTITNCPANGHHTTVTTVVIPETTTICPVEASKTKTAGASATPSGGAYPPPAASSPAYSGSVPTNTAVVTLSTQTAPAYTAPASSGPAGGVPTGPAGSSAPANSAPAESSPAAGTTAPASAPASAPASAPYSPPAASSVPAYPVPGNSSAPVYTAPSTSVYTPPVQSAPAQSAPAPVYSAPAGSSPSSPAGGCTEAYCVPPAGTAPGAPPPAPTGNTTVPPSQRCCRPH